A stretch of Pseudolysobacter antarcticus DNA encodes these proteins:
- the rpsU gene encoding 30S ribosomal protein S21 translates to MPNVKVRENEPFEFALRRFKRTCEKAGVLAETRKREYYEKPTQERKRKAAAAVKRHIRRVSRDVTKRKRMY, encoded by the coding sequence ATGCCAAACGTTAAAGTTCGCGAGAACGAACCTTTTGAGTTCGCCCTGCGTCGTTTCAAGCGCACCTGCGAAAAAGCCGGTGTACTGGCCGAAACGCGCAAGCGCGAGTATTACGAAAAGCCGACCCAAGAGCGCAAGCGCAAGGCCGCAGCAGCGGTCAAGCGTCACATTCGCCGGGTATCGCGCGATGTGACCAAACGCAAGCGCATGTATTGA
- the folK gene encoding 2-amino-4-hydroxy-6-hydroxymethyldihydropteridine diphosphokinase codes for MPYAYLSLGSNIDPEKNLRAAILDLRAQFGAVVLSSLYRCRAIGFDGPDFLNMAAIIETTIPPVELNDWLHRLEDQHGRRRDQPRFASRTLDIDIVLYDDLILRGAGNLELPRKELKHAFVLCPLAEIAPLVLHPLLHKTLAQLWLEFDVTSEPLERLADILG; via the coding sequence ATGCCATACGCCTATCTCAGCCTCGGCTCGAACATCGATCCGGAAAAAAACCTGCGCGCGGCGATTCTCGACTTGCGCGCGCAGTTCGGCGCGGTCGTGCTGTCATCGCTGTATCGCTGCCGGGCGATCGGATTCGACGGCCCGGATTTTCTCAATATGGCCGCGATCATCGAAACGACGATACCACCCGTCGAGCTGAATGACTGGTTGCACAGACTCGAAGACCAGCACGGCCGCCGCCGCGACCAGCCACGTTTCGCCAGCCGTACGCTGGATATCGATATCGTGTTGTACGACGATCTGATCCTGCGTGGCGCGGGAAATCTCGAACTGCCGCGCAAGGAGCTCAAGCACGCGTTTGTGTTGTGTCCGCTCGCCGAAATCGCGCCGTTGGTTTTGCATCCGCTGTTGCATAAAACACTGGCGCAACTTTGGCTCGAGTTCGACGTGACGAGCGAGCCGCTTGAACGCCTCGCCGATATTCTCGGATAG
- the folB gene encoding dihydroneopterin aldolase, whose product MDIVFIEDLRIETVIGIYDWERKIRQVVALDLEMAFDNTRPAASDHIDDTLNYKAVSKRLIGFVESSTCELVETLAERCAAIVRNEFGVSWVRLKLSKPGAVRGARAVGVCIERGDKPG is encoded by the coding sequence ATGGACATCGTATTCATCGAAGACCTGCGCATCGAAACCGTCATCGGCATCTATGACTGGGAGCGCAAGATTCGCCAGGTCGTGGCACTCGATCTGGAAATGGCGTTCGACAACACCCGACCTGCTGCCAGCGATCACATCGACGATACGCTCAACTACAAGGCGGTCAGCAAGCGTCTGATTGGATTTGTGGAATCTTCCACATGTGAACTTGTGGAAACCCTGGCCGAGCGTTGTGCAGCGATCGTGCGCAACGAGTTCGGAGTGAGCTGGGTGCGCCTGAAATTGTCCAAACCCGGCGCCGTGCGCGGCGCGCGTGCGGTTGGTGTTTGCATCGAGCGCGGCGACAAACCTGGCTGA
- a CDS encoding GatB/YqeY domain-containing protein has protein sequence MTLKARLFEDMKAAMRAGEKDRLGVIRLVNAAIKQREVDERIEVDDTQVLAILEKMLKQRRDSVSQFDAAGRGDLSAVENYEIGVIQTYLPAQLSAAEVDEIIAASIVESGATSAKDMGKVMGLVKPKVAGRADMGKLSDIIKTKLAALG, from the coding sequence ATGACGCTGAAAGCTCGCCTCTTCGAGGACATGAAAGCCGCCATGCGCGCGGGCGAAAAAGATCGCCTGGGCGTCATTCGGCTGGTCAACGCTGCCATCAAGCAGCGTGAAGTCGATGAGCGCATCGAGGTTGACGACACCCAGGTGCTCGCCATCCTCGAAAAAATGCTCAAGCAGCGGCGTGATTCGGTCAGCCAGTTCGATGCCGCCGGTCGCGGCGATTTGTCAGCCGTCGAGAATTACGAAATCGGCGTGATCCAAACCTACCTGCCGGCGCAACTCTCCGCGGCCGAGGTAGACGAGATCATCGCGGCATCGATAGTCGAGTCCGGTGCGACCAGCGCCAAGGACATGGGCAAGGTCATGGGTCTGGTAAAACCCAAGGTCGCCGGGCGTGCCGATATGGGCAAATTGTCCGACATCATCAAGACCAAGCTCGCGGCACTGGGCTAG
- the dnaG gene encoding DNA primase gives MAGRIPDNFIDELLTRIDIVDVIEQRVPLRKAGRDYSARCPFHDERSPSFTVSPAKQFFHCFGCGAHGSAIKFLMDYDRLEFVDAVEELATRAGLTVPYEGGNKRAPQTSSDSGDLYTLMDASAKFYQRELPRSEKACAYFASRGLDADTITRFGLGFAPDEWGALKSALGTTPPRLALLEKGGMLINGEKGSTYDRFRDRVMFPIHDRRGRVIAFGGRVLGDGTPKYLNSPETPLFHKGQQLFALWHVRQANAKIARLIVVEGYMDVIALFQHGITQAVATLGTATTREHAELLFRNSADVFFCFDGDRAGRSAAWRAVESVLPRMRDGRQAFFLFLPDGEDPDSLVRTEGTPGFEQRLANATPLSEFFFAHQESETNLGTTDGRSRLAEKCKALIESIPDGAFKDRMQEVLVEKTAISWPGLARTHHAVRDGAQALLEDRVLIAKGETPDGIYKPAPQRMEKSLRSGARAPERSLVRSAITTLVQQPACAMAIQPPTIFAALRQPGIPLLVELITLCRARPDISTGAVLEHFSERSEAAALRKLAVEEIPGDAEMTCAIFLETLGKLNRQTEHQRRDELQKKSTESSLSADEMHELRALLNNRNNNPAGAK, from the coding sequence ATGGCCGGCCGCATCCCCGACAACTTCATCGATGAACTGCTGACTCGTATCGACATCGTCGATGTGATCGAGCAGCGCGTGCCGTTGCGCAAGGCCGGACGCGATTATTCGGCGCGTTGTCCGTTCCACGATGAGCGCTCACCATCGTTCACGGTCAGTCCGGCTAAACAGTTTTTCCACTGTTTCGGCTGCGGCGCACACGGCAGCGCGATCAAATTTCTGATGGATTACGACCGCCTCGAATTCGTCGATGCGGTCGAGGAACTCGCAACGCGCGCCGGCCTCACCGTGCCATACGAGGGTGGCAACAAACGTGCCCCGCAAACATCGTCCGACAGCGGCGATCTGTATACGCTGATGGACGCTTCGGCGAAGTTCTACCAGCGTGAATTGCCGCGCAGCGAAAAAGCCTGTGCGTATTTCGCCAGCCGCGGACTCGATGCCGACACCATCACGCGCTTCGGTCTGGGTTTTGCGCCGGACGAATGGGGCGCACTGAAATCCGCGCTCGGCACCACACCGCCACGCCTCGCGCTGCTCGAAAAAGGCGGCATGCTGATCAATGGCGAAAAAGGTTCGACGTACGACCGCTTTCGTGACCGCGTGATGTTTCCGATTCACGATCGGCGCGGCCGCGTGATCGCGTTCGGCGGCCGTGTGCTCGGCGACGGCACGCCGAAATATTTGAACTCGCCCGAGACGCCGCTGTTCCACAAGGGTCAGCAGTTGTTCGCGTTGTGGCATGTGCGTCAGGCCAATGCCAAGATCGCGCGGCTGATCGTGGTCGAAGGCTATATGGATGTGATCGCGCTGTTCCAGCACGGCATCACGCAAGCTGTGGCGACGCTCGGCACGGCGACCACGCGCGAACATGCCGAGTTGCTGTTTCGCAATTCGGCCGATGTGTTTTTCTGTTTCGACGGTGATCGCGCCGGACGCAGCGCGGCATGGCGCGCGGTCGAATCGGTGTTGCCGCGCATGCGCGACGGGCGCCAGGCATTTTTTCTGTTTTTGCCCGATGGCGAAGATCCCGATTCGCTGGTGCGCACGGAAGGCACGCCGGGTTTTGAACAACGCCTCGCGAATGCGACGCCGCTATCGGAATTCTTTTTCGCGCATCAGGAAAGCGAAACCAATCTCGGAACCACCGATGGCCGCTCGCGGCTCGCAGAAAAATGCAAGGCGCTGATCGAGTCGATACCGGATGGCGCATTCAAGGATCGCATGCAGGAAGTGCTGGTCGAGAAAACCGCGATCTCGTGGCCTGGCCTGGCGAGAACCCACCACGCGGTGCGTGACGGCGCGCAGGCTTTGCTTGAGGATCGCGTGCTGATCGCCAAGGGCGAAACTCCCGATGGTATCTACAAGCCGGCGCCGCAACGCATGGAAAAATCCCTGCGCAGCGGCGCGCGTGCGCCAGAACGCAGCCTCGTGCGCAGCGCGATCACCACTTTGGTGCAGCAGCCCGCATGTGCGATGGCGATCCAGCCGCCGACGATTTTCGCCGCGCTGCGCCAGCCCGGCATTCCGTTGCTGGTCGAACTCATAACGTTGTGCCGCGCGCGCCCGGACATCAGCACGGGCGCCGTGCTCGAACATTTTTCCGAGCGCAGCGAAGCCGCCGCGTTGCGCAAACTCGCCGTCGAGGAAATTCCAGGCGACGCC
- the tsaD gene encoding tRNA (adenosine(37)-N6)-threonylcarbamoyltransferase complex transferase subunit TsaD: MLGIETSCDETGVAVYDCQRGLLAHELYSQIRMHADYGGVVPELASRDHVRKLLPLIRQTLRSANLRMDELAGIAYTAGPGLVGALLVGAACARSLAFALDIPAIGVHHMEGHLLAPLLESDPPAPPFVALLVSGGHSMLIEVAAIGKYHLLGDTLDDAAGEAFDKTAKMMGLPYPGGPLLAKLAEHGQAGRFKFSRPMTDRPGLDFSFSGLKTQVLLAWQAHGSTPNAQADIARGFQEAVVDTLLIKCRRALAQTGAKSLVIAGGVGANRQLREQLYAAGEKEGFRVYFPRPEFCTDNGAMIALAGALRLQAGQTQGPEISVRPRWDLQTLSALE; the protein is encoded by the coding sequence GTGCTCGGCATAGAGACCTCGTGTGACGAGACCGGCGTGGCAGTTTACGATTGCCAGCGCGGCCTGCTTGCGCACGAGCTTTACAGCCAGATTCGCATGCATGCGGACTATGGCGGCGTGGTGCCGGAACTGGCCTCGCGCGACCACGTGCGCAAGCTGCTGCCGCTGATCCGGCAGACGCTGCGCAGCGCGAATCTGCGCATGGACGAACTCGCCGGCATCGCTTACACCGCCGGCCCGGGCTTGGTCGGCGCGTTGCTGGTCGGTGCGGCGTGTGCGCGCAGTCTCGCATTCGCGCTCGATATTCCGGCGATCGGCGTACACCATATGGAAGGCCATCTGCTCGCGCCGTTGCTCGAATCCGATCCGCCTGCGCCGCCGTTTGTGGCGTTGCTGGTATCCGGCGGACATTCGATGCTGATCGAAGTCGCGGCGATCGGTAAATACCATTTGCTCGGCGATACGCTCGATGATGCCGCCGGCGAAGCGTTCGACAAGACCGCCAAAATGATGGGTTTGCCGTATCCCGGTGGCCCGCTGCTGGCGAAACTGGCGGAACACGGTCAGGCGGGGCGATTCAAGTTTTCGCGCCCGATGACCGATCGGCCCGGCCTCGATTTCAGTTTCAGCGGCCTCAAAACCCAGGTGCTGCTCGCGTGGCAGGCACACGGCAGCACGCCGAACGCACAGGCGGATATCGCGCGCGGGTTTCAGGAGGCCGTGGTCGATACGCTTTTGATCAAATGTCGCCGCGCGCTGGCGCAAACCGGCGCGAAGTCGCTGGTGATTGCGGGCGGCGTCGGCGCCAATCGGCAACTGCGCGAGCAACTATATGCCGCGGGGGAAAAAGAAGGATTCCGCGTGTATTTTCCGCGGCCGGAATTCTGCACCGACAACGGCGCGATGATCGCGCTGGCCGGTGCGCTACGCTTGCAAGCCGGACAAACGCAGGGACCGGAAATCAGCGTGCGGCCGCGCTGGGATTTGCAAACCTTGTCGGCGCTTGAATAA
- a CDS encoding DUF6159 family protein: MFEKFSRSWALVKASAGVLRAQKTLLVFPALSAICTIIVTASFFLPMAFTGELQQASRTHVSPGGAVLMFLFYLVQYFVIIFFNTALIGAVTIHLRGGTPTAADGFRIAMSKLPTIFGYAVISATVGMVLRALQDRAGFIGQWVISLIGMGWSLATFLVVPVLVNSDVGPFDAVKRSAELLKRTWGESLIGNAGIGVVFGLLIFGLILAAAGLITLAAVSHSVILIGVVIVLCVIAALMLALVQAALQGIYAAAVYRYAEEGVVGGGFDNALVATAFKQK, translated from the coding sequence ATGTTCGAGAAATTTTCACGCAGTTGGGCGTTGGTCAAGGCGAGTGCTGGCGTATTGCGCGCGCAGAAAACTTTGCTGGTATTTCCGGCCTTGTCAGCGATCTGCACCATCATCGTCACTGCCAGTTTCTTTCTGCCGATGGCATTCACCGGCGAGCTGCAGCAGGCCTCGCGCACGCATGTGAGTCCGGGTGGTGCGGTGTTGATGTTCCTGTTCTACCTCGTGCAATATTTCGTCATCATCTTTTTCAACACGGCGCTGATCGGCGCCGTGACCATCCATTTGCGCGGCGGCACGCCGACCGCGGCCGATGGATTCCGCATCGCCATGTCGAAGCTGCCGACGATTTTCGGCTACGCGGTGATCTCCGCCACGGTCGGCATGGTATTGCGCGCCTTGCAGGATCGCGCCGGATTCATCGGCCAGTGGGTCATCAGCCTGATCGGCATGGGCTGGTCGCTCGCGACTTTCCTGGTCGTGCCGGTGCTCGTCAACAGCGATGTCGGCCCGTTCGATGCGGTCAAGCGCAGCGCCGAACTGCTCAAGCGCACCTGGGGCGAAAGCCTGATCGGCAACGCCGGCATCGGCGTGGTCTTCGGTCTGTTGATCTTCGGTTTGATCCTGGCCGCCGCCGGACTCATCACTCTTGCAGCGGTATCGCACTCGGTCATCCTGATCGGTGTCGTGATCGTATTGTGCGTAATCGCTGCTTTGATGCTCGCGCTGGTGCAAGCCGCGCTGCAGGGCATCTACGCCGCCGCGGTGTATCGCTACGCCGAGGAAGGTGTGGTCGGTGGTGGGTTCGATAATGCGCTTGTGGCGACTGCG